The following proteins are co-located in the Paenibacillus sp. FSL H8-0079 genome:
- the sdaAB gene encoding L-serine ammonia-lyase, iron-sulfur-dependent subunit beta, with product MRFKDVFSIIGPSMTGPSSSHTAGAARLGRIARQWLGCTPDRARLTLYGSFADTYQGHGTDLALIGGLLDYVTDDPRIPDAEQYAEEAGMEVEFYTSGLPAPHPNTVKIELWHGERACSLIGASIGGGSVSVHAMNDFRVQISGEFPTLVLRHADKAGVLASVTSTISSSGVNIGYMQVDRKARDGEALTAMEMDGVPNPDMLKRLRSLDHVLDIRVIDLKRGVDSDAL from the coding sequence GTGCGATTTAAAGATGTTTTTTCAATTATTGGTCCGTCCATGACGGGACCTTCAAGTTCACATACAGCTGGAGCAGCAAGATTAGGGAGAATTGCTCGCCAGTGGCTTGGTTGCACGCCGGATCGGGCGCGACTGACGTTGTACGGTTCATTTGCAGATACGTATCAGGGGCACGGCACGGATCTGGCATTGATCGGCGGTCTGCTGGACTATGTCACAGACGATCCGCGTATCCCTGATGCAGAACAATACGCAGAAGAAGCGGGCATGGAGGTTGAGTTTTATACAAGCGGCCTGCCTGCTCCTCATCCAAATACCGTCAAGATTGAGTTATGGCATGGCGAACGTGCCTGCTCATTGATCGGCGCATCTATTGGTGGTGGTAGTGTATCGGTACATGCGATGAATGATTTTCGTGTCCAGATTAGTGGTGAATTCCCTACACTCGTTCTGCGACATGCAGACAAAGCGGGCGTGCTCGCATCAGTGACGTCCACGATCAGCTCATCAGGGGTTAACATTGGCTATATGCAGGTGGACCGGAAAGCCCGAGATGGCGAAGCACTGACTGCAATGGAGATGGACGGCGTGCCGAATCCGGATATGCTGAAGCGTCTGCGTTCGCTCGACCATGTACTGGACATTCGTGTCATTGATTTGAAGAGAGGAGTTGATTCGGATGCGCTTTAA